GAAGAACCTATCAAATGGATCCATCAAATAGAGATGAAGGATTAAGAGAAGCTACTTTTGATGATCAAGAAGGAGCAGATATTTTAATGGTAAAGCCAGCATTGTCGTATTTAGATATCATAAGAGATTTAAAAAATAATTTTGATAGACCAATTGCTTGTTATAATGTAAGTGGAGAATATGCAATGGTAAAAGCTGCTGCAGAAAAAGGTTGGATTGATGGCGAAAAAGTAATGATGGAAAGTTTACTGTCGATGAAAAGAGCTGGAGCCGATATTATTATTACCTATTTTGCTAAAGAAGCAGCAAAAGTATTGTTGAAACGTTAAACTGTTTAATTGTGTAACTGAACATTTACACGATTAAACAAATAAACAATTACACAAATATATGACCATACTTTCCCAAACATTTATAAAATCTATTAGGGAAATAATAGTAAATGCACAAAAACACGCTGTAACTGCTGTTCAGCAACAACGTGTTTTAATGTATTGGCATATTGGTCATCATATTGTAGAGGAAGAACAACAAGGAGAAGTACGTGCAGAGTATGGTGCTGAATTGATAAAAACGCTTGCTCAAGAACTCACGAAGGATTTTGGTTCAGGTTTTTCAATAAGACAATTAGAACTTTGTCGTCAATTTTACACCATTTTCCCAATTACGAACGCACTGCGTTCGCAATTGAACTGGACACAATACAGGTTGTTACTTCGAATTGAAAATGAAGATAAAAGAACTTATTATATAGAAGAATCTTGCAATAATAATTGGAGTGCAAGACAATTGGAAAGACAAATAAACAGCCAGTTATATGAGCGTTTGTTGTTAAGTAATGATAAAGAAAAAGTTTTAGCAATTGCTAAAAAAGAGGCAATAGTAGAGCACCCAAAAGATATTATAAAAGATCCAATGGTTTTAGAGTTTTTAGGTTTGCAACCACAAGCTTCTTACTACGAAAAAGATTTAGAGCAATCTTTAATTAACAACATACAAAGTTTTCTATTGGAATTAGGAAATGGATTTTCTTTTGTATCAAGACAAAAACGTATACAAATAGAAGATGATGAGTATTTTGTAGATTTGGTTTTTTATAACAGATTATTAAGATGTTTCGTAATTATAGAAATCAAAACACATAAATTAACACATCAAGATTTGGGGCAATTGCAGATGTATGTTAATTATTATGACAGAACAGAAAAACAAGAAACCGAAAATAATACGATTGGTATTTTATTGTGTACAGATAAAAATGATACAATGGTTGAATTTGCTTTGCCAGAAAAAAATGCAACTATTTTAGCAAGTCAGTATCAATTATATTTGCCTAAAAAGGAAGAAATTACAAAAGTTATCTCTCATGTTTTAGAAGATAAAAAAGAAATTGAGTAGTTTTTAATAATACTAATGAACAAGAATTAG
The DNA window shown above is from Polaribacter sp. Hel_I_88 and carries:
- a CDS encoding YhcG family protein; protein product: MTILSQTFIKSIREIIVNAQKHAVTAVQQQRVLMYWHIGHHIVEEEQQGEVRAEYGAELIKTLAQELTKDFGSGFSIRQLELCRQFYTIFPITNALRSQLNWTQYRLLLRIENEDKRTYYIEESCNNNWSARQLERQINSQLYERLLLSNDKEKVLAIAKKEAIVEHPKDIIKDPMVLEFLGLQPQASYYEKDLEQSLINNIQSFLLELGNGFSFVSRQKRIQIEDDEYFVDLVFYNRLLRCFVIIEIKTHKLTHQDLGQLQMYVNYYDRTEKQETENNTIGILLCTDKNDTMVEFALPEKNATILASQYQLYLPKKEEITKVISHVLEDKKEIE